The genomic segment AGAAGTATTAAAAGGTAGTCTGGAATTGGAAAAATATGACCCGAGCTGTATTTGTGCATTGAAATGGGCTGATATGAAGGTTAACACAAGCTTGGAGTGTGGAATTGGGATTGATGGGATGATTTCCATTCAAGACGGACTTAAAAAATATTTAGAAGAAAAATCAAAATTTTCGCATATTATATTTGATCATGGAACGGGTGAGATTGCGGATTTTATTACTGTTGAAGAAAAAAGTAATTTTGTATATGTGGAGATGTATCATTGCAAAGCAAAGAAAGGTCGAGCATACAATTCATCAGTTAATGATGTATATGAAGTAACTCAGCAGGCTATAAAAAGCTCTATATGGGTTAGATCTAAAGCAATGCTGCTTAAGAAAATTAATGATAGAGTGTTGAGTGCTAACAATGATAAATTTGTAAGAGGAGAATTTAAAACCTTAAAAGAAATATTGCAAAGTTCAAAAGTTTTACAGGTAAAAGTTTATATTGTACAGCCTGCCATTAGCAAGTCTGCTGAGATTCCAGATAAAATTGGTACTATACTTTCGGCTGCAACATCGTTTATTAAAAATACAGGTAAGATCAAAGACCTATTGGTAATTGGAAGCGAATAATGGATGGAGAATAAAATAATAAGCTTTTTATAAAAGATTGTTTAAAAACTAGTAAGAGTACATTTTATAAGATGAAAACAATAATTAAATTCCCATCCTCATTGACAAAAAACTAAAAAACCTATTAAATATAACTAAGTTATATTTAATAGGTTTACATAATGGCAAACGGAGATTTCGACTTTACACATAAGAAAATACTGGAATGCGGGAAAAAGATTTTCAAAGAAAAGGGCTTTGAAAAAGCCAATCTGCGGGAAATCTGTGCGCAGGCAGGCGTTACGACTGGAGCTTTTTACGGTCATTTTGAAGACAAAGAAGCTCTTTTTTCCGAATTGGTGCAGCCGGTTATTACCGATGTTGAATACCATTATAGCTTAATCAAACGACAAAGCTTTACAATGTACAAAAAAGAAACGGTAATCACAAAACAAACAATCGAATCCATCCTTGATTTAAAACTAAAGGGAGCCATTGGTATGGTGTCCTATTTTTTTGATAACAAAGATATTTTCGAGCTCTTGGCGTTTTGTTCTTATGGAACAAAACATGAGCATTTTTTAGATGAAATAATAGAAAAAGAAGATGAAAATCACCTGAAAATCTTAGAGATGATTCACGGAAAAAAGAAAGCAGCCCAAGTAATCACCAAAAAAGGCATTCACTTACTGAACCATGCGTACCTGTATGCGCTATCGGAAGTTGCCGTTCATTGTGAAACAAAAGAAGAAGCCGAACGCAACGCCTATTTAATTGCGGACTTCTTTAATGAAGGCTGGAAAAAAATGCGCACGGTTTAATTGTAATTATGAATTAAAACTCATTTATAATTATGAATGAGGAAAGTGAATTTTTTTAGATTTAAATATAACAATGTTATAATTGAAAATATACTTATGCGAGTAACATACTCCGAAGCTCTGCGTCGGGGGCATTGGTTGGGGTTTCCAAAGGGAGCACCCTTTGGCAGTGCGCGGAAAAAGAATAGGGTTATAGGGGAAGGGAAAAACCACCGCTCTGAACGGGGGTGTGTCCCTTCCCCTGAAATATGGAGGTTTTTATGAAACTAAAAGACATCGTGCAAATAGCTGTGTTGACAGTTATTGGGTTCGCAATCGGAATGGCAATTTCGATGCTGACGGGAACACTGGGAGCCATAGCCTTATACGCTTCCGCAGGATTTGCCGCTTTTGCAGTCGGTCCTGTTTTTGTGATAACGGCTAAAAAAATA from the Treponema medium genome contains:
- a CDS encoding TetR/AcrR family transcriptional regulator, with the translated sequence MANGDFDFTHKKILECGKKIFKEKGFEKANLREICAQAGVTTGAFYGHFEDKEALFSELVQPVITDVEYHYSLIKRQSFTMYKKETVITKQTIESILDLKLKGAIGMVSYFFDNKDIFELLAFCSYGTKHEHFLDEIIEKEDENHLKILEMIHGKKKAAQVITKKGIHLLNHAYLYALSEVAVHCETKEEAERNAYLIADFFNEGWKKMRTV